GAACCTGTATCACCTTGACGAAATGTTTCTGCATTACCACCAGAACCATCTGCATTGCTGCCTGATGTGCCACGAGAAACCCCAGGAACTAAAGTAGCAAATTGTGTAAAGTTACGTCCATTTATTGGTAGATCAACAATTTGTTTACCTTCAATTACTTGTCCAATGGTAGCAGAACTAGTTTCTATTAATGGTGCGCTACTACTAACCTCAATTACATCGCTAACATCACCTGTATCAAGTTGGGCATTAATTTGAGCAATTTGGCTAACGGTTAAAGTAATATTAGTTTGAATATTAGTGCGAAAACCTTGAGCCATAACTTCTACACGATAATTACCAACTTTTAATAATGGAGCAACATAATTGCCTTGTTCATTAGTTGTAATTTCAACTTTGCTATTAGTACCAACATTGATTAAAGATACTGTTGCCCCAGCTATTGCTGCTCCTGTGGAATCAGTTACGGTTCCTTCTACACGGGCCGTATCGCTTTGTCCAAAAGTAAGGCCCGCCGTAAGTAGTAGAAAAGCTAAATTTCCTACTATACGGCCCTTAGAAAAAAAAGATTTGCGATTCATTTTTATCCCTATCTCCTTGCTTAAACTGAAGAATTATTAATAAGTTATAAACTTAAAGAAAAGCTTTTTACTTTTAATTAAAAACACGAAAGATATTTTGAAATATAAAGAAAAACGATTGATTGTTTTGTATGTATTACTAATATTAGTAAATATATATTTAAAGAACTATTAGTTTTGTTATTAGGTAAGTTGCCTATTTATTTTTTGGGGGCCAGAGATTAATTATTAAAGGCTACATCAAAATTATTTTATTTTTTTGGAAAAAGAAATTCTAATATTTTATCAAACCTGTTTGCCCATGCTTCTTCATTATGTTTTGCTCCATCAATAACTAAATATTTTAAGTCTTTATTTAACTGCCAACCTTTATTTACCAATGCTTCTTTTAAGCTATTAGTATCAGGAATGCTTTCTTCACCTTCTTTTGAGCCAATATCTAACCATATTTTTGTTTTTGGTTTTGAAGGTAAATTTTCTACATCTTTAAGAATTACTTTGTTATCCCACCACACAGAAGGAGACACAATAGCCAATTTTCCAAATATTTGTGGGTGTTGAAGCCCAATAAATAATGAAACTAGTCCACCTAAAGAAGATCCACCTAAAGCAGTATTAGCAGGATCTTTAAGGGTACGATATTTTTTATCAATAAAAGGTTTTAATTCTTCTATTAAAAACTTGCTATATAAATTAGCTTTTCCACCCTTTCCATAACGCACATCAATTGAGGGGGTATATTCATCAACGCGCTTTTCACCAGCATTGTAGATACCAACAATAATAATTGGTTGAATTTTGTTAGCTAAAATTAATTTTTCTGCTGTT
The sequence above is drawn from the Blastocatellia bacterium genome and encodes:
- a CDS encoding TonB-dependent receptor, with amino-acid sequence MNRKSFFSKGRIVGNLAFLLLTAGLTFGQSDTARVEGTVTDSTGAAIAGATVSLINVGTNSKVEITTNEQGNYVAPLLKVGNYRVEVMAQGFRTNIQTNITLTVSQIAQINAQLDTGDVSDVIEVSSSAPLIETSSATIGQVIEGKQIVDLPINGRNFTQFATLVPGVSRGTSGSNADGSGGNAETFRQGDTGSAAISANGLREQNNNFLLDGIDNNESVVNTIVFFPPIEALQEFRVITSVAPAEFGRGGGAVINAITKSGTNEIHGTVFELLRNSELDARATFAPTKPVFQRNQFGFAFGAPIKKDRTFFFGNYQGLRQNLPKEEGNRVTVPTARMRQGDFGELLDANFTGLGQPITILIQ
- a CDS encoding alpha/beta hydrolase; the encoded protein is MAFLLLPSKILGQGRDVVNTLTGNIIVESDFSSKTLANKRNIIIYLPPNYKQNSKIHYPVLYLHDGQNVFDQTTSFIGQEWQCDETAEKLILANKIQPIIIVGIYNAGEKRVDEYTPSIDVRYGKGGKANLYSKFLIEELKPFIDKKYRTLKDPANTALGGSSLGGLVSLFIGLQHPQIFGKLAIVSPSVWWDNKVILKDVENLPSKPKTKIWLDIGSKEGEESIPDTNSLKEALVNKGWQLNKDLKYLVIDGAKHNEEAWANRFDKILEFLFPKK